Genomic segment of Verrucomicrobium sp.:
CCTCCACTACGATTTCCGGCTGGAGATGGACGGCGTCCTCAAATCGTGGGCGGTGCCGAAAGGGCCCCCGACGCAAAAGGGCGTCCAGCGCCTGGCGATGGAGGTGGAGGACCACCCCATGGACTACGCCCGCTTCGAGGGGACGATCCCCCGGGGCCAATACGGCGGCGGCACGGTGATGGTGTGGGACATCGGCACCTGGCGGCTCTTGGACGGCGGATTGCGGCAGGGGAAGCTCCGCTTCGCCCTCGCGGGAAAGAAACTGCGGGGAGAGTGGTCTCTGGTCCGCATGCGGCGGGAGGGGGAAAAGCCCGCCTGGCTCCTCCTCAAAAGCGGCGCCGCCGCGCGCGCGATCGGCGCGAAGGCCGACGCCGCCTCCGCGCTCAGCGGCCGCTCGATGCAGGAGATCGGGGCGAAATCCCGATCCGTCTGGCAAAGCAACCGGGGCGGCGGCGCGGCGAAAGGCCCCTTCCGCGGCAAGATCCGCGCGCTGCTGGCGCAGCGGAGATAAATGGGGGGAGCCGATGCCGACGACCTTCCTCCTCTCTCCCGCGCGGCTCGACGGAAGGCGGGCGGCCCTTCTTTTCCACCCCCAGGCCGATTTCCCTTTGGCCCAGCGGTTGCGGGCGGGAAAGGTCCCGTTGGGGGAGGTCTTCAGCTTTCTCAGCGGCCTCTATTTTCGCGGGAAATACGCGTATGCCGCCCACTTCGGCACCGCGCTGGTCATCACCTCCAACCGGGGCCTGCTTCCCGCCCAGGAGCCGGTCGGGCTGGGGGAGCTTTCCCGCTTTTCCCGCGTGCCGATCGATCCCGCCGACCCGCGCTACCGCGGGCCGCTGGAGGCTAGCCTCGCGGCCGCCGCGGCCCAGGCGGGGACGGAAACCTCCTTTGTCCTCCTGGGGAGCCTGGCTACGGACAAATACACGGGAATCCTGCGCGCGGCCCTAGGCGCGCGGCTTCTCTTTCCCCCCGCTTTCCTGGGCCGGGGCGACATGAGCCGGGGCGCGCTGCTCCTCCGGCAGGCGGCTCTTTCGGAAGAGCTGGAATACGCCTCGATCGCAGCCCTGCCTCCCCAGGCAAAAGCGCCGGCACCCCGCGCCGTCCCTGTGCAGAATGCAGCCGTACGAGGAGGCAGGCGCCTCCGCCGAGCTATTTAAAATTTACTGGGGGCCAATGGGTTACGGATATTTTTGGCTCCCTGGAACAGAGGATGCCCCCTGGGAGGGATGAGCACGCACACCAACTATGCCATGCGCCGCAATCAGAACGTTGGCGCAGGCGAAAAGATCAAAGAGAAGGCCACGGCTCTCTACGAGAAAATGACCGGCCAGGATAAGGTCACCACGCTGGAAGATCTCTTTGTGGAGCAGCTGCAGGACCTTTACTCCGCCGAAACGCAGCTGATCGAAGCCCTGCCGAAGATGGCCGAGGCGGCAAACAATATCGAATTGCGCCGCGGCTTCCAAGTCCACTGGGAGGAGACAAAGGGCCACGCCCGCCGCTTGGAACAGATCCTTTCCCGCATGGGGAAGAGCGCCAAGGGCAAGACCTGCAAGGCGATGGAAGGCCTCATCAAGGAAGGCGGCGAGGCGATTTCCGAAAACGCCACCCCCGAGGTGAAGGACGCCGCCCTCATCGCCGCCGCGCAGCGCGTGGAGCATTATGAGATCGCCGGCTACGGAACCGTCCGCACCTACGCGGGCCTTTTGGGCGACGGCGTCGCGCAGAAAATGCTCCAGCAGACCCTCGACGAGGAAGGCGCGACCGACAAAAAGCTGACCGCCGCCTCCGAGAAGCTCAACGTCATGATTCCCATCTCCTAAACCTCAACCCAAGGGGGACGGCATTTCACGATGCCGTCCCTCTTTTCTTTTTCCATGAATGCCTCCTCCTCCATACAGCCCGCCAAGCCGAACGCCGCCATGCAGGCCATCCTGGACGCGCACACGGCGATGGGGCCTCTGCCCATCGAGACGCTCACCCCGGAGCAGGCCCGCCTGATCCCGCTGCCGGACCGCGCCGCGATCGCCTATTACGGCCAGCATTTCACCAAGAAGGCGCTGGCTCCGCTGCCGCTGCCGGTGGGGGAGACGCGCCACCTCCTCATTCCCACGGCGGAGGGCCGCCTCGTGGCCCGCCTTTACACGCCGAAGGGGGAAGCCCCGGAGGAAGGCTGGCCGCTTGTCGTCTACTTCCACGGCGGCGGCTGGGTCCTGGCCAACCTAGACACCTACGACGCCTCCTGCCGCGCGCTCTGCAACGGCGCGGAGGCCATGGTCCTGGCCGTCCACTACCGGCAGGCTCCGGAGCATCCCTGGCCCGCCGCGATGAAGGACGCCTACGCCGCCTTCGAGTGGGCGGCGGCCCATGCCCCGGGCCTCGACGCCGACCCGAACCGGATCGCCGTGGCGGGGGAGAGCGCGGGGGGCAATCTGGCCGCCGTCGTCTCCCAGATCGCGCGGGACAAGGAGGCGCAGCTGCCGCTCCATCAGCTCCTCATCTATCCCGTCACCGACCTGCTCCACGGGATCGAAAGCCCCTCCGCGGAGGAGAACGCGGAGGCCCGCCCCCTCAACCGCGCCATGCTCCGCTGGTTCTACGGCCATTACGTGCCGGAGCGGGAAGACCGCAGCCATCCCTATATCTCCCCCCTTTACGGCGAGACGGCGGGGCTGCCGCCCGCCACCGTCATCCTGGCCCAGATCGACCCCTTGCGAAGCGACGGGGAGGCCTACGCCGTGAAGATGGCCGAGGCCGACGTCCCCGTGACTCTCAAGATTTACGAGGGGGTGACGCACGAGTTCTTCGGCATGGCGGGCCTGATCCATGAGGCGACCGACGCCGTCGCCCTGGCGTCCAAGGAACTGCGCCAGGCCTTCGACGAGGCCTCGCGGGCGCTGGCCGACCTCGACGTCGAATAAAACGCTTTCCGCTCCCCTTTCTGAACGGCGATTCAGCCTGGGCCCTTTCGCTTTTTAGGCGGCGCGGGCCAAGGCCGGCTCCGGCCGCGAAATTTCTTTCCGCGGGGCGCGGCCGCTGGCCGCCAGCAGTCGGCGCAGGGCCTCCAGCCGGGGACCGTAGACCTCGTGCCGCCGGTAGTCCTCCAGCGGCATCTCCAGCCGCTCCGCCCAGGTGCCGGAGCCGTAGCTGCCGGGCAGGTTGAAGCGCTGGAGGTTTCCCAGCATGTCGCTGGATAGGAGCGCCGCCAGCGCGCACGGGGATTCCAGCAGGGCGCGGTGGAAAGCCTCGAGCAACGGGGTGTCGAGCGCCTCCGGCGCGGGCGTCTCCGGATTCCAGCCCACCAGGGAAAGGAGGTTTTTCAAATCGCCCGCGGCGAAGCTGCCGGGGGTGCGGGCTCCCTCCGCCAGGTGCTTGTAGTAGGCGGCCAGCGGCGCGTGGTCGTGCGTGCCGTAGGCGGCCATGCTCAAAACGCGGCGGGCGGCCAGCGGCCGCAGGGAATTGTCCGGCAGCCGGTCGAACTCGATGAAGGAGAGCGTCGGCATGGCCAGTTCCTCGACGGTCTGCCGCATGTAGCCGGTCATGTCCTCCATCAGCTCTCCCACCAGGCCCATGTCCCCCGCCGCCTCCTGGAGGGCGGAGAGGATCTCCCGCCCCTGCAGCGCGTTCATCTGCGCCGTGTGGGGTTCCGCGTCGGACCCGGGGACGAAGCGGGGCATCTTCCCGCCGGTGCGGGCCAGGATCTCCTCCACGGTAAGGCGGGAGAATTCCGTGTGCTGCGCGCCGCCCGCCCACGGCAGCATGTAGGCGCGGAAGTAGCCGCGCAGGTGGTCCAGGCGGCAGAGGTGGAAATAGCGCCGCTCCAGCGCCAGGCGCGCCTTGAGCCATTGGAAGCCTTCCGAGCGGTGGTTCTCCCAGCGGAAGGGCGGAAAGCCCCAGTTCTGCCCCCAGCGTTCGGAATCGGCGCTGGTGTCGAAGGAGCCCAGGGGCGGCGAGCCCATGTTCCACTCCAGGTCGAAGAGTTCCGGGCGGCTCCACGCGTCGACGCTGGCGCGGCTGACGCCGAAGGACATCTCCCCCATGAGGAGGACGCCCCGCTTCTCCGCGTAGGCGCGCGTGGCCCCCCACTGGCGGGCGGCGACCCATTGGATGTAGGCCAGGCCGTCCCGCGTCTCCTGGAGGATGGCGCGCTCCGGCGCCTGGCTCAGCCAGTTCTCCGCCGTGGCCGGCTTTTGGTGCTCGGGGCGCCATTCGGTCCAGTTGGCGTTGCCCTCATACTCCCAGGCCAGGAGGCGGAAAAGCGTGTAGGCGGGCAGCCAGGAGGCGTTTTCCTTTTGGAAACGGGCGAACTCCCGGGCCGGCGGGCTCTCCGCCGGTTGGGTGTTGAGAAAGTGGCGGTAGCTGGCCAGCAGGACGTGGATCTTCAGCGGCAGGACCGAGTTGTACTTCACGCGCCCCTGGCGGAGCCGCTCCAGCCAGGCCGCCGGAGCGGCCCGCTCCAGCCGCTCGCGCGGGATGAGGCCCGGCACCTCCTCCTCCGTCAGGGCCAGGAGGGCCGGGGAGAGGGCGGCGGAGCTGACGGGGTTGTAGGGGCTGTGGTCGCCGATCGTCTCATGGATGGGAAGGATCTGCAGGAAGGCAAATCCCATCTCCGCGCAGAAGTCGACCGCCTCCCGCACAGCCAGGGTGTCGCCGATGCCCGCATCCCCCTTCCGCCGCAGGGCGAAGGCCGGGACCAGGAGTCCGGCCCATTTCCGCTCCGGATCGATTCTCATCGGGAAGGAGGCGGCGCGGCGACCAGGCGCGGCGGGCGGATGCGGGGCCGGTCGATGCGCAGATGGCCGCGCGGGCGCAGCCGTTTCTTGGGCAGGCGCAGGGGGATGGGCCGCCCTTCCCGCGCGGAGCGGTAGAGCGCCTCGACGATCTCAACGTCGATGAGCCCCTCCATGCCGGAGGGCTCCGGCTCCAGGTCCTCCAGGATGCAGCGGGAGAAATAGAGCAGCTCCGGGGCGAACTGGTCGCGGCGGGCGAAGGTTTTCACCCGGGTTTTCCCGCCGACGGTCAGGGCGTGGCGGGGCGGGGCGGTGTAATCGTAGCCGTTCTCGACGACGAGTTTTCCCTCCGTGCCGACGACCTCGTAGCACGACTCGTCGGCCGCGCCGAAGCTGGTGGTGAAGGCGGCCAGCCGCTCTCCGGGGAAGCGCAGGAGGGCGCCGGTCATCTCGTCGATTTCCCGGAAGCGGCGGTCCCCTCCGCGGCGGGCGGTAAAGGCGAAGGCCTCGACCGGCTCCGCCTGGAAAAAGGAGCGGGCGGCGTTGATGCAGTAGACGCCGATGTCGTAGACGGTGCCGCCGCCCATCGCGCGCTTGGTGCGGATGTCCCCTTCCCGGACCTGCATGGTGAAGACGGAGCTGAAGAGGCGGGGGTCGCCCAGTTTTCCGGAGCGGACCAGCTCGACGGCGGAGAGGTTGGCCCGCTCGAAGTGGAGACGATAGGCCGTCATCAGCTTCACGCCGTAGCGGTGCGCCGCGTCGATGATCTTCCTGGCCTCGGCGCGGGTGACGGAGAGCGGCTTCTCGCACAGGACGTGGGCGCCCGCTCGGGCCGCCCGCACGGCGTATTCGCAGTGGAGATGGTTCGGCAGGGCGATGTAGACGGCATCGACCTGCTGCTCTTCCAGCCCCTTTTCAAAGTCCCCGTACGCGTAGGCCGCCTTCAGGCGGTATTTCTTGAGGAGAGGGTCGCGGTGGGCCGGATCCCCGTGGAAGAAGGTGGCCAGCTCGGAGTTTTCCCGCGCCTGGGCGAAGGCGGGCAGCACCGCCACCTGGGCGATGTTTCCCACGCCGACGACGGCGTAGCGGATTTTTCTGCGGGACCGGGGCTGGATCATGGCGGGCTCTCCTTCCGCGCGCAGGCGGGGGGAGAACCGCGCTCGATCCCTTAACATCCTCGGGAAAGCGCCCTTGTCAAATGGGAGGGGCCGCGAACTTTAGATCATTCCCGCCTCGTCGGGGGCGGCCCCCTGCCCGCCCTCCAGCCGCAGGAGGCGGAGGCGGCGCAGGCCCTGGCCCCCCACGTCTTCCGCGATGAGGCGCAGGCCGTCGACATCGACCTGCTCGCGCTTGGCCGGGGGGCGTCCGTAGCGGTCGATGGCCCATTCCCGGACGGTTTGGGCGCTCTCCGTCGGCAAGGCGGTCCAGCCGGTCTCGTTGGCCAGGTCACGGATGGGGATGCCGGCATCGACCAGGACGGCGTTTTCGCTCAGCTCGTAGAAGGGGCCTTTCTCGATGTCGAACTCGTCGCGAATGTCGCCGACCAGCTCCTCCAACACGTCCTCGAAGCTGACCAGGCCGACCAGGCGGTCCTCCCCGTCGACCACGACGGCCAGGTGGCTGCGGGACTTGCGGAAGAGCTCGAGCATCGTCGGCAGCTTCGTCTTGGGCAGGAAGGTCAGGACGGGGCGGACCAGGGGGTCGAGGATCGTCTGGGTTCCCAGGGCCTGGTATTGCCACAGCAGCTCGGCGACCAGGACGACGCCGACGACGTGGACGCCGTCCGCCGCGCAGACGGGGAAGCGGCTGTAGCCGCTGCGCTGCACGACCGCCAGGTTCTCCTGGAAGGTGGCGTCCGCCCGCAGGGTGATCACGTGGTCCCGCGGGACCATGATCTGCGCGGCGGTCGTCTCCTTGAGCCGGAGCGCCTTGATCATGATCTGGTTGATGAGGACGTCGGAGGGGTGCTCGTGGGTGGAGGTCAGGAGCACGTCCCGCAGCTCTTCCGGGGTGAAGCCGTGCTCGTCCCGGGAGGGAGTCGTGCCCAAAATGCGAAGGATCAAGTTGGCCGAGGTCCGCAGGACCCAGATGAACGGCATGAAGACGTAATAGAAAAGGACCAGCGGCGGGGTGAACCAAAGAATGACCGTCCGGGGCCGCTGCAGGGCGATCCGCTTCGGCACCAGTTCTCCCAGGACAATGTGAAGGGCCGCCGTGATGCCGAAGGCCACCAGGAAGGAGATAAAGGCCAGGAGCTTCTCATGGCCCGGCCCCAGATGGGGGAAATAGGCGTCGACCAGGGGCTCGGCCATCCCCTCCCCGACCCATCCCAGGCCCAGGCTGGTGAAGGTGACCCCCAGCTGCCCGGCGGAGATGAAGCGGTCCAAGTTTTGGGTCACCCGATACGCGATGCGGGCGCGCCAATTCCCCTTCTTGGCCAGGGGACGGAGCTGGGTGGCCCGGACGCGGACGATGGCGAATTCCGTGGCGACGAAGTAGGCGTTGGCCGCCACCAGGACGAAAAGAAGGGCAATATCCCGTACCAGATGAGGGTCGGTGACGGGGGCGTTCATGAAAGGGCGTGAGCATAGTTTGTTTCCCTTTCGGGTCAAGAAAGGTCCCTTTTTCCTCTTTTCTTCCCGCCTCCGGCCGGTACATATTCCGGCTCCTTTATATATGGAAGAGATCGAAGGCCTGACCGAGCAGACGCAAGAGCATATCCACCACCACGCCCAGCACGGCGGGGGACCGGGATGGGTTTCCTGGGTCGCCTTGATGACGGCCATTCTTTCAGCCTGCGCCGCAGTCGCCGCCCTGCTCTCCGGCGGCAGCGCCAACGAGGCGATGCTGGAACAGCTCCATGCCTCCGACCAATGGGGCTACTACCAGGCCAAGGGGATCAAGTCGGCCATCGCCCAAACCCGCAGCGACCTCCTAGTCGCCGCCGGAAAGCAGCCGGACGAGGCTCTGGAAAAGAAAATCGAGCAGTACAAGGAAGAGCAGGCGGAAATCAAAAAGGAGGGGGAGGAACATGAAAAAGAGTCCCGCGCCTCCTTCGCCCGGCATGAAACGTACGCCAAAGCGGTCACCTTCCTCCAGGTGGCCATCTCTATCGCGGCGATTTCCGTCCTGACCAAAAGGCGGCGCTATCTTATTGTGGCCCTGGTATTTGGAGCGGGGGGCGCCGCCTTCCTGCTTTACGGCTTCCTCCACGCCTTCTAGGTAAACCCCGCTCGTACGCGGCGTTGACAAAAGAACGGGGGTCGATACCATCGACCCCCACTATGGTTCCTATTTCTCAGGCTTGGACGGTTGCCAGCTACGTCCTCAAGCAGAAACTTTCCGGCAATAAGCGGTATCCGCTGGTGCTCATGCTGGAGCCCCTCTTTCGTTGCAATCTGGCCTGCGCCGGCTGCGGCAAGATCCAATATCCCGACCACATTCCTCAACAAGCGCCTGACCCCC
This window contains:
- a CDS encoding ferritin-like domain-containing protein, translating into MSTHTNYAMRRNQNVGAGEKIKEKATALYEKMTGQDKVTTLEDLFVEQLQDLYSAETQLIEALPKMAEAANNIELRRGFQVHWEETKGHARRLEQILSRMGKSAKGKTCKAMEGLIKEGGEAISENATPEVKDAALIAAAQRVEHYEIAGYGTVRTYAGLLGDGVAQKMLQQTLDEEGATDKKLTAASEKLNVMIPIS
- a CDS encoding alpha/beta hydrolase — its product is MNASSSIQPAKPNAAMQAILDAHTAMGPLPIETLTPEQARLIPLPDRAAIAYYGQHFTKKALAPLPLPVGETRHLLIPTAEGRLVARLYTPKGEAPEEGWPLVVYFHGGGWVLANLDTYDASCRALCNGAEAMVLAVHYRQAPEHPWPAAMKDAYAAFEWAAAHAPGLDADPNRIAVAGESAGGNLAAVVSQIARDKEAQLPLHQLLIYPVTDLLHGIESPSAEENAEARPLNRAMLRWFYGHYVPEREDRSHPYISPLYGETAGLPPATVILAQIDPLRSDGEAYAVKMAEADVPVTLKIYEGVTHEFFGMAGLIHEATDAVALASKELRQAFDEASRALADLDVE
- a CDS encoding 4-alpha-glucanotransferase encodes the protein MRIDPERKWAGLLVPAFALRRKGDAGIGDTLAVREAVDFCAEMGFAFLQILPIHETIGDHSPYNPVSSAALSPALLALTEEEVPGLIPRERLERAAPAAWLERLRQGRVKYNSVLPLKIHVLLASYRHFLNTQPAESPPAREFARFQKENASWLPAYTLFRLLAWEYEGNANWTEWRPEHQKPATAENWLSQAPERAILQETRDGLAYIQWVAARQWGATRAYAEKRGVLLMGEMSFGVSRASVDAWSRPELFDLEWNMGSPPLGSFDTSADSERWGQNWGFPPFRWENHRSEGFQWLKARLALERRYFHLCRLDHLRGYFRAYMLPWAGGAQHTEFSRLTVEEILARTGGKMPRFVPGSDAEPHTAQMNALQGREILSALQEAAGDMGLVGELMEDMTGYMRQTVEELAMPTLSFIEFDRLPDNSLRPLAARRVLSMAAYGTHDHAPLAAYYKHLAEGARTPGSFAAGDLKNLLSLVGWNPETPAPEALDTPLLEAFHRALLESPCALAALLSSDMLGNLQRFNLPGSYGSGTWAERLEMPLEDYRRHEVYGPRLEALRRLLAASGRAPRKEISRPEPALARAA
- a CDS encoding Gfo/Idh/MocA family oxidoreductase, whose protein sequence is MIQPRSRRKIRYAVVGVGNIAQVAVLPAFAQARENSELATFFHGDPAHRDPLLKKYRLKAAYAYGDFEKGLEEQQVDAVYIALPNHLHCEYAVRAARAGAHVLCEKPLSVTRAEARKIIDAAHRYGVKLMTAYRLHFERANLSAVELVRSGKLGDPRLFSSVFTMQVREGDIRTKRAMGGGTVYDIGVYCINAARSFFQAEPVEAFAFTARRGGDRRFREIDEMTGALLRFPGERLAAFTTSFGAADESCYEVVGTEGKLVVENGYDYTAPPRHALTVGGKTRVKTFARRDQFAPELLYFSRCILEDLEPEPSGMEGLIDVEIVEALYRSAREGRPIPLRLPKKRLRPRGHLRIDRPRIRPPRLVAAPPPSR
- a CDS encoding hemolysin family protein, yielding MNAPVTDPHLVRDIALLFVLVAANAYFVATEFAIVRVRATQLRPLAKKGNWRARIAYRVTQNLDRFISAGQLGVTFTSLGLGWVGEGMAEPLVDAYFPHLGPGHEKLLAFISFLVAFGITAALHIVLGELVPKRIALQRPRTVILWFTPPLVLFYYVFMPFIWVLRTSANLILRILGTTPSRDEHGFTPEELRDVLLTSTHEHPSDVLINQIMIKALRLKETTAAQIMVPRDHVITLRADATFQENLAVVQRSGYSRFPVCAADGVHVVGVVLVAELLWQYQALGTQTILDPLVRPVLTFLPKTKLPTMLELFRKSRSHLAVVVDGEDRLVGLVSFEDVLEELVGDIRDEFDIEKGPFYELSENAVLVDAGIPIRDLANETGWTALPTESAQTVREWAIDRYGRPPAKREQVDVDGLRLIAEDVGGQGLRRLRLLRLEGGQGAAPDEAGMI
- a CDS encoding DUF4337 domain-containing protein, which produces MEEIEGLTEQTQEHIHHHAQHGGGPGWVSWVALMTAILSACAAVAALLSGGSANEAMLEQLHASDQWGYYQAKGIKSAIAQTRSDLLVAAGKQPDEALEKKIEQYKEEQAEIKKEGEEHEKESRASFARHETYAKAVTFLQVAISIAAISVLTKRRRYLIVALVFGAGGAAFLLYGFLHAF